The genomic region ACTCTTTTCTAATATGATAAATCTTCCTCGAAGAGTATCGCCCGCGAAAACGGGACGTTTCCACTTCAACTCTTCCAAACCGGGCGAACCCATTCCGTGAGCGCGATTCATCAGATGATCCACGAAAAGTTTCATATAAACCGCGGTGCTCTGCCAACCGGAAGCGATCAGTTCCCCGTAAATCGAATCTTTCGCTTTTTCTTCGTCGATATGAAACGGTTGAGGATCGTATTTTAAAGCGAACTCGAGCATTTCCTCTTTCGACAAA from Leptospira kmetyi serovar Malaysia str. Bejo-Iso9 harbors:
- a CDS encoding MaoC family dehydratase — protein: MKYFDDLQVGEIFELGSYTLSKEEMLEFALKYDPQPFHIDEEKAKDSIYGELIASGWQSTAVYMKLFVDHLMNRAHGMGSPGLEELKWKRPVFAGDTLRGRFIILEKSKFRANLGLVMGKNELINQKDEIVMSFKGKMLFLKRENS